CATGTTCAAGGCATATATAAATCATAACTAAATGTGATTTTTATCTAAGTTAGCAAAAATGCTTTCActattctaccaaaaaaaaaaagctttcaccttcctcttttcccttttagaCATACACACCAGAATTAGATAGCTATATGAGTGTTGTTGTAGTTGCCATCTAGAGCCATTGCTTTGGGAAACAGCTTATATAGgaataactaaaagaaaaacttatataataaCTGGAGCAGCATTGCCACAATGTGATCTTGTGGAAGATTGAAATAAGCTCTCTCTTATTGGCAGGGAAGCAAAGATATGGAACAATGTGTTTGAGAGGGCCGAGAAGATGGCAGGGATAGAGAGAGGAAGCATCAGGGCCACTGTTCTTATTGAAACACTTCCAGCTGTATTTCAAATGGATGAAATCCTTTATGAGCTAAGGGATCACTCTGTTGGTTTGAACTGTGGAAGATGGGATTACATCTTCAGCTACGTCAAAACTTTCCAGGCTCACCCTGATCGCCTACTACCAGACAGATTTCAAGTTGGCATGACTCAACACTTTATGAGGAGCTATTCtgagctcctcatcaggacGTGCCATAGGCGTGGCGTGCATGCCATGGGTGGCATGGTATGTAATTCTTCTTGCTTCCAATGCATCACAAGATAGAAAAAAGATCATCTTCATTTGAAATGGATGCATTTCGTGGTTtagattaaatattaaaattttaaaaaagtttccAGTCACacttaatttgaaatttgaaatgacAATGCAATCTATACACTGGCATTAGTATCAGAGTCCATTTCAAGTGAATTCACTAAACATTGACATGCACATACTTATTTTGTAGATATTTATGTGTTTAAGAACCCCTTGGTTCATGTTGGCATAACAAAGCTTTCATCTTAATTATTGAGCAGGCGGCACAGATTCCTATTAGGGATGATCCAGCAGCAAATGAGGCAGCATTGGACCTAGTGAGAAAGGACAAGCTAAGAGAAGTGAAGGCAGGACATGATGGAACTTGGGCAGCTCACCCTGGACTAATCTCAGTTTGCATGGAAGTCTTCACTAACAACATGGGCAATGCCCCTAATCAGATCCAAAATGTGAAGCGTGAAGATGCGGCTGCCTTAACTGAAGAGGACCTCTTGCAAAGGCCTAGAGGAGTCCGGACAATGGAAGGTCTCCGGCTCAATACTCGGGTTGGAATCCAGTATTTGGCAGCTTGGCTTACTGGATCAGGATCAGTTCCTCTTTACAACCTTATGGAAGATGCAGCAACTGCTGAAATTAGTAGGGTTCAGAACTGGCAGTGGTTGAAATATGAAGTGGAATTGGATGGAGATGGGCTTGGAGTGAAAGTGACTAAGGAACTATTTGGGAGAGTGGTGGAAGAAGAGATGACTAGGATTGAAAGTGAGGTTGGCAAGGAAAAGTTCAAGAAGGGAATGTACAAGGAGGCTTGCAAGATATTCACTAGGCAGTGCACAACACCAACATTGGATGATTTTCTGACTCTAGATGCTTATAATTATATTGTCATACAACACCCCCAGGGATCATCCAGTCTCTAAAATACTGGTTTATCATCtccttttgttgttgatctggTGTTTTTATTGTGTTACTACTACCATTactaataaatgaataaatccTTGTCACTTCCATAATTGTTTAACTCCCTCCCCCTTCTAAATTatctttttacttatcaaaaaaaaaaaattgtttaacaTGATATTGTTGCTTCTAAACACTAAACAgactacaaaatttattttcaaagaaGCAATAAGTAGTTAAGTACAACTTACAGAAACTGTATTTGAAATGTGAAATGTTCAGATACTGTATATTAAACTTACCAAAAATTACTCCATGCTTTCTAGAAGCCTTTTGTGCTCTTCTTCCCCTTGAAAATAAGAATCATACCATTGTGAAACATGACTAATCAAAAAGCTTCATTTAGAAATATGAATAATAAAGACACTAGAAAAACTGCATCCTCTGCTATCTTATCCTACGGAAATCACCAGTAGTAAGAGATGAAATTAACAATACCATCCAATGAATAAATTGGAATAAACCTGGTACGAAAATTACCAGtagtatgagatgaaattaaCAATACTAGACCCGTTGAGAGGAAGATGATCATCAATGCACTCAACTCCAGTGCTAAAGTTTTCATGGTTAGTAACTTAGTATATGTGTACCAAGATTGGGTTAGGTTAGGTAcgcaattttttatattttgttaaagtGACAAATGGTAATTAGAGTAACATCTTTTCAAAATGAACATATtacaaatatcatttttattatacatcaatCTAAACATGTCATGTCATTTATAGTAAAACATCTTGTACTATTGCAcaacataaaattttgatattaccATGTATTTAAACCCTGCAGTTTCAACTTCCTATGAATAAAATTGTAGGAGTGACCAGGGCTCCTTtgtaatttggatttttatatGGCATCTACTTGTGCTTATTCCAACTGTCCAAGACTAAACGTTTTATAGTAGATACCTTTAGTGAaactacataaaaaataaaagcacatATAAACATACCCATCTTAGTAGTAGCATGATATAACAGAACCATAACCTGATTGAGTTTTCCTAAATGTGTagatttttactaaaattaataagaaacaaagcaaaaatcCTTAAAGGCAGAAGCATATCATTATATAGTTTTATTAAACATGAGATGAGCAAGGAATATATGCTAATAAATAGTTGCTAAAAGAAAAGGTCAATTATAAGTTTTTAGATTCATGAAATTTGGGttaaatattttggtcttcaaattttaaaaatttgggcTTGGTCcttgaaatttaaaaaggaaacaATTTTGTTCCCTTGACTATGGTTCGATTCAATTTTGATCCTCTAAATATAAATTTAGtttgattttaattatttaaatatattattagtttGATTTGGTTCCTAAACAATGAATATTTTGGCGCAACTTGCTagtcatataattaaaaaaaaaaagggatgcAGAGActaaattgtgaattttttgaTCAAGGATcaaaatattaactttttaaatctGATAAACCAACATCGAACCCTCCACCAAATTTCAGCCAccgaaattataatttatctgggaaaaaaaaaaaagttgcatggGATTGGATTGGGGGAGAAGCAAATAAAGTGCATTTCTAGCTTTTAAAAACTACTCACAAAAGCACAGGAAAACCATGCCATATATAAGTTACAAAACCGACACGCATAACAGAAgtaataaactaaaaaaaaagaaagaaaaaaaaaaactccaatcTAAAGTGCCTGTTACAGAGGATTAGCTAAACCCAACTCTAGCGACTATCCCGATCAGTTTGTAACTAAAGGGAGTTGATGGAGTGCCGCGAACCGAATCAGCTCGCCTCTTTCCAGAGCTGACAACTCGGAGCTGAGCTTTCCCTTTCCGGCGAAGCCCATGTCAGTGTGAAGATAGAGGATGAACTGTGCCTCCTCCATGTCCGAAATTGGTAGCACCTTCTTGTCTTTGAGCTTCTCAAAGACTTTCTTAGCATTTTTGTCCGCCTTGTCCAGCTTGAGCTGTGCGAAGTTGACCTCCTCCACTGCCTCTCCCAGCTCATTCATCCATTTCCTTATAATCTTCTTCAGAGACATGATGATGATCTGTGCTTAGaatgcaaaagaaaagaaagaagaaaaggaagaaatagTGGAAGTGTTTTAGACAATACCAGGGTGATTGCAGTTCAGTTCATATATAATGCAGTTCAGTTCATATACCGTTCCAAATCACTCCAACGGCTCTTTCTCCTTTCAGCGTCTCTGTTTGATTTTCCCAACTCTCCATTTCTTTCCTTCATCTCTCTCAGGACGACAGAGACTCCCACAAGTTACAACCCAACGGCTCTTTCTCCTTTCAGcttcttgtttcttttcttttctttgattttcccAAACTCTCCgtttctttctcttcttgagAATACCGGAGCTGGCAGAAAAGGGCTTATTTACGCCACCAATCAGGATCTGTCACGTCAGACATTTAATGAGGAGGAAGCAGTACACTCTATCACACAGGATTATTACtcaattaaaactaaaatcatCAAACAGAAGCCCTTACCTGGAGAAACCCATTCCATCTCCTCCTCTCCTCTGGAGCCGCCACGGCGTCGTTCTGAGCTGGCGCTGACACACCCAACCTCAaggtttgttttaatttctgtttattgtttgattagttATTTCCCCAAAATTTATTAGGTTTCGAAattttgatgggtttggataTCAATCTGTTCATATGGTATGGGAGTGCCAATTGGTCATTGGGGTTTGGCTTCGTAGACAAGTGGGGCGAGGTTTGGATGtgtcaagtattttttttttttttttgtttgtgtgtcaAGTAATTTTTCCAAGCTAAGTAATAATGGAGGCCAAAACTTAAAAGGTCCCACCTAGAGGATCAATAATGAAGAAACAATTTCAAAAGAAGGGGAAATTGTCACAAGATGGCTTACAACCCCAGCGTAGTAATCAATAATGAAGTTTTGATGGGTGCTGAAACTCTAGACAAGACCCAATCCCCTGTTTCGCTCCACACAATTGATAGCTAGCAACACAACTCTTTTAATTAGAACCCAATCCCCTGTTTTGATATGTAAGtttactttctcttttctctcaccttttatttttattattgatgtgTTGTTGATTGCATACTCAACTCAGATTGAAGTGAGATATTATTTGTTagatcattttaattttatcgcATATTGGATACTAAATGAGGTACTGAAGGTTCTTGATACTTTTTAGctattcaaattgaaatagctGACACTTTCCTTGCAAACACTCACCATTACATACAATTGCATGATCACAgtttttatttacatattttacatttttactcATATAATGTATTTAGTTTTTCAATCAAAGCAGTAAAGATGGTGGATGATGAGGTCCAAGGTTTCCATGATAGTGACATTGATGAGCAACGATGTTATTGGGTGAGGAAAATGCTTTACTCAAAGATGATGTTGAAATGTTGTACCTTTGGCAGTATGGATAAGATGCACAGTTTATGCAAGTtatgtgaattttaatttttgtttattcaattatttgatccataaaaatatgaatctgcacttcctctcatttttctgcaataaaataaactatttgtTATTCATTACCTGGTATCTACACGTGCATTTTGTTAGTTGTTAATTACTGATGTTGTAATTTTTCTTAGAAAGCGGACAAACAAATAAACAGCCAAAGGCCTTCATATTATTCCATTGCATTCACCATTTTCCTCAAGTATAAGCTTTTACCGACTTACGCTTGTGCTCTGGTCCTCAGAATTAAATTAGTGGGCTCAATCAAGTAgcctaatttttttaacaattcaatcAAAGCACAaattttatccataaaaaataaatctaatctatcatatttttatgtatcGTCTGATACATATGATTTATACGATGCAGATTTATGTTTCATATGATTTATGAGCATGATCAATACATATCTATGGTAAGCTATTTTTTACCTTCAACTGATACATAACGCAGTACGTATGACACAACTATGTGATACTATCAAATATGCTTATTTTTTGGTAGAAAGTGGGAatgttttatttgattaaataGTAGTTATAAAACTTGGTCCATTAGTCATTTCTAGACGGAGTCTAGCGTTCAAGGATGTTAAGAGATACTttgggagtgttttttttttttttttttcccaaaagaTCCCATATATAGGGATTAATTACAAAAGTAGGACATTGTGCATATTTTACTAGGTTGCTTTTTTGCGTTACTCATCTCTTGGCCAGACTATCTGCGATATTGTTAGCTTCACGAAAGATGTGACGTGGTAGGACGGTCCATGATCTACTTAGCAGGGCCCTGCAATCACAAATTAATGGAGCCATAGGCGGAGTCGTAGTCTCATTTGATGTTAACCAACATATCACAATATTGAAATTAATTTGCAAGTCTATAAATTTGTAATCAAGTTCCCAGGCAATTGATAAACCTTGTCTAACTGCCTATAATTTTGCAGCATTATTTGTGTCAAAATCAATACGCATTGAAAAGCCATTAATCCAATTCCCTTGTCTATCTTTCAGGACGCACCCTCTCCCCGCAAATCCTGGGTTATCTGGTACACTACTATTAGTATTCAAAGCTATAAaaggattttgtttttttttttttttttttttttattggggtggggggtggggggggcgGAAATAGTTTTTGTAAAAA
The Quercus lobata isolate SW786 chromosome 10, ValleyOak3.0 Primary Assembly, whole genome shotgun sequence DNA segment above includes these coding regions:
- the LOC115962807 gene encoding malate synthase, glyoxysomal isoform X1, with the translated sequence MKSLQFCERKNKMMGFGTYGNLLPMKKKGGRGYDVPEGVDIRGRYDEEFAKILTKDALQFVVDLQREFRNHVNYAMECRKEAKRRYNQGALPGFDPATRNIREGVWTCAPVPPAVADRRVEITGPVERKMIINALNSGAKVFMADFEDALSPSWENLMRGQVNLKDAVDGTISFHDKARNRDYKLNDQIAKLFVRPRGWHLPEAHILIDGEPATGCLVDFGLYFYHNYAKFRQNQGAGFGPFFYLPKMEHSREAKIWNNVFERAEKMAGIERGSIRATVLIETLPAVFQMDEILYELRDHSVGLNCGRWDYIFSYVKTFQAHPDRLLPDRFQVGMTQHFMRSYSELLIRTCHRRGVHAMGGMAAQIPIRDDPAANEAALDLVRKDKLREVKAGHDGTWAAHPGLISVCMEVFTNNMGNAPNQIQNVKREDAAALTEEDLLQRPRGVRTMEGLRLNTRVGIQYLAAWLTGSGSVPLYNLMEDAATAEISRVQNWQWLKYEVELDGDGLGVKVTKELFGRVVEEEMTRIESEVGKEKFKKGMYKEACKIFTRQCTTPTLDDFLTLDAYNYIVIQHPQGSSSL
- the LOC115962807 gene encoding malate synthase, glyoxysomal isoform X3, giving the protein MKSGGRGYDVPEGVDIRGRYDEEFAKILTKDALQFVVDLQREFRNHVNYAMECRKEAKRRYNQGALPGFDPATRNIREGVWTCAPVPPAVADRRVEITGPVERKMIINALNSGAKVFMADFEDALSPSWENLMRGQVNLKDAVDGTISFHDKARNRDYKLNDQIAKLFVRPRGWHLPEAHILIDGEPATGCLVDFGLYFYHNYAKFRQNQGAGFGPFFYLPKMEHSREAKIWNNVFERAEKMAGIERGSIRATVLIETLPAVFQMDEILYELRDHSVGLNCGRWDYIFSYVKTFQAHPDRLLPDRFQVGMTQHFMRSYSELLIRTCHRRGVHAMGGMAAQIPIRDDPAANEAALDLVRKDKLREVKAGHDGTWAAHPGLISVCMEVFTNNMGNAPNQIQNVKREDAAALTEEDLLQRPRGVRTMEGLRLNTRVGIQYLAAWLTGSGSVPLYNLMEDAATAEISRVQNWQWLKYEVELDGDGLGVKVTKELFGRVVEEEMTRIESEVGKEKFKKGMYKEACKIFTRQCTTPTLDDFLTLDAYNYIVIQHPQGSSSL
- the LOC115962807 gene encoding malate synthase, glyoxysomal isoform X2, translated to MKSFCERKNKMMGFGTYGNLLPMKKKGGRGYDVPEGVDIRGRYDEEFAKILTKDALQFVVDLQREFRNHVNYAMECRKEAKRRYNQGALPGFDPATRNIREGVWTCAPVPPAVADRRVEITGPVERKMIINALNSGAKVFMADFEDALSPSWENLMRGQVNLKDAVDGTISFHDKARNRDYKLNDQIAKLFVRPRGWHLPEAHILIDGEPATGCLVDFGLYFYHNYAKFRQNQGAGFGPFFYLPKMEHSREAKIWNNVFERAEKMAGIERGSIRATVLIETLPAVFQMDEILYELRDHSVGLNCGRWDYIFSYVKTFQAHPDRLLPDRFQVGMTQHFMRSYSELLIRTCHRRGVHAMGGMAAQIPIRDDPAANEAALDLVRKDKLREVKAGHDGTWAAHPGLISVCMEVFTNNMGNAPNQIQNVKREDAAALTEEDLLQRPRGVRTMEGLRLNTRVGIQYLAAWLTGSGSVPLYNLMEDAATAEISRVQNWQWLKYEVELDGDGLGVKVTKELFGRVVEEEMTRIESEVGKEKFKKGMYKEACKIFTRQCTTPTLDDFLTLDAYNYIVIQHPQGSSSL
- the LOC115964228 gene encoding uncharacterized protein LOC115964228; the protein is MIINALNSSAKVFMHLLVFELLKDFLSIFVRLVQLELCEVDLLHCLSQLIHPFPYNLLQRHDDDLCLECKRKERRKGRNSGSVLDNTRVIAVQFIYNAVQFIYRSKSLQRLFLLSASLFDFPNSPFLSFISLRTTETPTSYNPTALSPFSFLFLFFSLIFPNSPFLSLLENTGAGRKGLIYATNQDLSRQTFNEEEAVHSITQDYYSIKTKIIKQKPLPGETHSISSSPLEPPRRRSELALTHPTSSFSIKAVKMVDDEVQGFHDSDIDEQRCYWIYVSYDL